DNA from Sulfurimonas gotlandica GD1:
TGATAGTCCCTTGTAGCGCATCTGTGAGCATTACCCCTTTAAGCCCACCAGCGATTACATAAGCTGTAATGATTATAGAAAATACCATAAGTGACATATGATAGTCTGTTCCAAAGTAAAGAGCAATAAACTGAGTACCGCCTATAAGAACCGCAGTTGCGTAAAGCGGCATAAACAGTAAAATAATAGATGCTCCAAACATCTGAATAAACTTAGAGTCAAATCTTTTAGCAAGAAGTTCAGGGAACGTATGTGCATTTAGACGATAACCCATCTTTCTTGTAGGATTTCCCAAAAATACAAATGCTACAAAAATACCTATAAAGATATTAAACACCGTAAGCCAAAGCAGAGAGTTGCCAAGCCAAGCAGCAACTCCGCCAAAACCAACGATTGCTGCAGTTGAAATAAATGTAGCTCCATAACTCAGTGCCATAATAAATGGATGCGTATCTCGACCGGCTATAAGATAGTCGGTTGTGTTCTTAGTCTGTTTATAACCTCTAATACCTAAGTAACCTAAAACAGCCAAGTAAAGGATGATAATTATATTTTCAAAAATACCCATTATAGTTCATCCTCAATCTCTTTTTCAGTCTTATTCCACTCTTTAACAAATTCAGGCGGTTTAACATACCCGTCTTTGTTCCAGTTGATTACTCCATAGACAACACTAGCTAAAGTGCTAATAAT
Protein-coding regions in this window:
- a CDS encoding symporter small accessory protein, with product MEYFDFGVNMAFALIIISTLASVVYGVINWNKDGYVKPPEFVKEWNKTEKEIEDEL